From the genome of Pseudomonadota bacterium, one region includes:
- the dprA gene encoding DNA-processing protein DprA has product MSIRSETTEERDLLCTIGITLHNGSLRQQLTQHLLESGGSAAVSDRISSTKWREAGEILDHCRELSIAVLPITDPSYPVALRHIQIPPSVLYIKAVTPDFIFPPHLLAVVGTRAASVEICQTATRLSREFAEAGFTIVSGLALGIDGAAHRGALATQLPCPTIAVLAHGLNRVYPSSHERLADRIVAAGGALISEYAPGTEPFKHHFLERNRIIAGLCRGVVVIQAGQRSGSLVTARYGADFGRDVFVFQGQNGDERYSGGQQLIEDGATAISSAADLLLEYGLAPSGVWENLSIEEFLRVREVSHAELLSLEMQGVVIRLPGNQLSVWINSV; this is encoded by the coding sequence CCATTGGAATTACGCTCCATAATGGTTCATTGCGGCAGCAGTTAACGCAACACTTGCTTGAAAGCGGAGGTTCTGCGGCCGTAAGCGATCGCATCTCCTCTACCAAGTGGCGCGAGGCGGGTGAGATCCTAGATCATTGTCGGGAGCTCTCTATAGCGGTACTACCGATTACAGACCCCAGCTACCCCGTTGCCCTTAGACATATTCAGATTCCGCCCTCTGTGCTCTATATTAAAGCGGTGACCCCTGATTTTATCTTTCCCCCGCATCTTCTGGCGGTTGTTGGAACTAGGGCGGCTTCGGTCGAGATATGCCAGACGGCGACGCGCTTGAGCCGTGAATTTGCAGAGGCGGGCTTTACGATCGTTAGTGGACTAGCGCTTGGAATCGATGGGGCGGCACACCGAGGGGCGCTGGCAACACAGCTTCCCTGCCCAACGATTGCGGTCTTAGCGCATGGGCTAAACCGAGTGTACCCCTCCTCACATGAGCGGCTTGCCGACAGGATAGTGGCGGCAGGTGGTGCCCTTATCTCTGAGTATGCGCCTGGAACTGAACCGTTTAAGCACCACTTTCTTGAGCGCAATCGGATAATCGCCGGACTTTGTCGTGGGGTAGTTGTAATTCAGGCCGGACAACGCAGCGGCTCCCTGGTGACGGCGCGCTATGGAGCTGACTTTGGGCGTGATGTGTTCGTTTTTCAGGGCCAGAACGGAGATGAGAGGTACTCCGGTGGACAGCAGTTGATAGAGGATGGAGCGACAGCGATTAGCTCAGCAGCAGATCTATTGCTGGAGTACGGGCTAGCACCATCTGGAGTTTGGGAGAATCTCTCTATCGAGGAGTTCTTAAGAGTTCGCGAGGTGTCGCATGCGGAGCTGCTAAGTCTTGAAATGCAGGGGGTAGTTATTAGACTCCCGGGTAACCAGCTCTCTGTGTGGATAAACTCTGTATAG
- a CDS encoding heavy metal-associated domain-containing protein: MKKLLCIFVVALTLSPLVAQAEQITVTVKGLVCTFCAQGIKKTFMRDDHVKNIAVDMETKKVTIETKGSSTISDEALRSTIKDAGFEVIEIKRGPDA; this comes from the coding sequence ATGAAAAAATTACTGTGTATATTTGTCGTGGCTCTAACCCTCTCGCCCCTAGTTGCTCAAGCCGAGCAGATCACAGTCACAGTCAAGGGGCTCGTCTGTACGTTCTGCGCCCAGGGAATAAAGAAAACGTTCATGAGGGATGATCACGTTAAAAACATCGCGGTCGATATGGAAACAAAAAAAGTTACTATAGAGACCAAGGGCAGCTCGACGATCTCAGATGAAGCTCTGCGTAGCACTATAAAAGACGCCGGCTTTGAGGTAATCGAGATAAAAAGGGGGCCAGATGCTTAA
- a CDS encoding nucleotidyl transferase AbiEii/AbiGii toxin family protein, with the protein MLFQVWGGSLHRPTRDLDLLSFGTPDIAYFTKTIKEICDQDFSDDGLLFHSESILLERIKEEDEYQGLRATLIVTLDTARIPLQIDIGFGDAIIPAPVKIDYPTLLDLPIPKLRAYSKETVIAEKFHAMVHRGIANSRMKDFYDIWVLATTYTFEENVLKNAIRATFKRRDTQIPIEAPLALTTEFAEDVTKMTQWSAFLRKGKLLAAESTTLKQIVPILEAFIMPAIKESTESENSDRIWNYKSMSWIKKSE; encoded by the coding sequence ATGCTATTTCAAGTATGGGGCGGTTCCTTACATCGTCCTACACGAGATCTTGACCTACTCAGCTTTGGAACACCCGACATTGCCTACTTCACTAAAACTATAAAAGAGATCTGCGACCAAGACTTCTCCGATGATGGCTTACTTTTCCACAGTGAATCAATCCTGTTGGAGCGCATCAAAGAGGAAGACGAGTATCAGGGACTCAGGGCGACCCTGATCGTGACATTAGATACAGCTCGAATCCCGCTCCAGATTGATATCGGTTTTGGCGACGCCATCATTCCCGCACCAGTTAAAATTGATTATCCCACTCTTCTAGACTTACCCATCCCCAAGTTGCGCGCGTATTCAAAAGAGACAGTAATTGCAGAAAAGTTTCATGCAATGGTTCACCGAGGGATCGCAAACAGTCGCATGAAGGATTTTTATGATATTTGGGTCTTGGCAACAACCTATACGTTTGAAGAGAATGTGTTGAAAAATGCTATCAGGGCTACTTTCAAGAGGAGAGATACTCAGATTCCGATTGAGGCACCACTCGCCCTAACAACAGAGTTTGCTGAAGATGTTACTAAAATGACGCAGTGGTCTGCATTTCTCAGAAAAGGAAAATTACTCGCGGCGGAATCAACAACGTTGAAGCAAATTGTACCCATACTTGAAGCGTTCATCATGCCTGCAATCAAGGAATCCACGGAGAGCGAAAATTCAGATAGGATCTGGAATTATAAATCGATGAGTTGGATCAAAAAGTCTGAATAG
- a CDS encoding type IV toxin-antitoxin system AbiEi family antitoxin domain-containing protein, whose protein sequence is MSSNKRTKLLKFLDKYGVVRPKDVEAIGISGVYLNKLHREGVLERPSRGIYTIKGAKVDQNQTLVEACKRIPKGTVCLLSALQFHGLTTQLPFEVWLAIDVKAHRPQGDLPPVRICRFSKASLGFGVQKHKIGSSYVKVYSPAKTVADCFKYRGKIGLDVAIEALRAVWSKKKSSMDDLHTAAKACRVANVMRPYLESLI, encoded by the coding sequence ATGTCGTCGAATAAACGGACTAAACTTCTTAAGTTTCTTGATAAATACGGGGTAGTTCGCCCCAAAGACGTTGAGGCAATCGGAATCTCAGGAGTGTATCTTAACAAACTCCACCGAGAGGGGGTTCTTGAACGACCAAGCCGCGGAATTTATACCATAAAGGGAGCAAAGGTTGACCAGAATCAAACGCTTGTAGAGGCGTGCAAGCGAATTCCAAAAGGCACCGTCTGTCTTCTTTCAGCGCTCCAGTTTCACGGACTGACTACACAACTACCCTTTGAGGTTTGGCTTGCAATTGATGTTAAAGCTCACCGCCCACAGGGAGATCTGCCGCCTGTGCGTATTTGTAGGTTCTCAAAAGCTTCACTCGGTTTTGGAGTACAAAAGCACAAAATCGGAAGCTCTTATGTGAAAGTCTATTCGCCGGCTAAAACAGTCGCCGATTGTTTTAAATATCGAGGTAAAATCGGGCTTGATGTTGCAATAGAAGCACTTCGTGCTGTTTGGTCAAAAAAGAAATCCTCCATGGACGATCTACACACAGCGGCTAAAGCTTGTCGTGTTGCCAACGTTATGCGCCCTTATCTGGAATCTCTCATATGA
- a CDS encoding DoxX family protein codes for MKSCCMLQTDSNISVTVCRLTLALVFLPHGVQLAFGWFGGPGFSAAMALFTDNLGLPVIVSLLVIMAQLVGGLCPALGFASRFCAASLIIVMVGAIFIAHWEHGFFMNWFGAQKGQGFEYHLLAIGLALSVVISGGGRFSVDRLLGQGSCQEKTTGATKAKKAPTK; via the coding sequence ATGAAAAGCTGTTGCATGCTTCAAACCGATTCAAATATCTCAGTAACGGTGTGTCGTCTAACGCTCGCCCTTGTGTTCTTGCCGCACGGGGTACAGCTTGCTTTCGGCTGGTTCGGTGGGCCTGGATTTTCTGCTGCGATGGCGCTTTTTACTGATAATCTTGGGCTTCCGGTTATCGTGTCCCTGCTTGTGATTATGGCGCAGTTAGTTGGTGGGCTTTGCCCGGCGCTTGGATTTGCGAGCCGTTTTTGCGCTGCTAGTTTAATTATCGTCATGGTTGGAGCTATCTTTATTGCGCATTGGGAGCACGGTTTCTTTATGAACTGGTTCGGTGCACAGAAGGGTCAGGGGTTTGAGTATCATCTACTGGCTATAGGACTTGCGCTCTCCGTTGTTATTAGTGGTGGAGGGAGGTTTTCGGTTGATCGGTTGTTAGGGCAGGGGAGCTGTCAGGAAAAAACAACGGGTGCGACAAAGGCAAAGAAGGCTCCGACCAAGTAG
- a CDS encoding N-acetylmuramoyl-L-alanine amidase, with protein sequence MNIITTHRSPNFTDLTIPVEFVVLHYTAATLERTMEIFMDSAREVSAHLVIDLDGSVYEMVPCLSGNALRAWHAGKSRFDISVGGRAHTIDGFNDRSIGIELVNLNGNIFPYTELQYNSLFSVIERLKGLYPNLKRPESIVGHEQIAGFRGKCDPGRCFEWDRFFALCYPQQGAPGRNYVCQEPLAVKVSELAKSLGVRRDPTTGLIETPAAVSDTFFSHLSALCESALSKE encoded by the coding sequence ATGAACATTATCACTACGCACCGCTCCCCTAACTTTACAGACCTCACGATCCCGGTCGAATTTGTTGTGCTGCACTACACAGCAGCTACCCTTGAACGGACCATGGAGATCTTTATGGATAGTGCGCGCGAGGTCTCGGCGCATCTCGTAATCGATCTAGATGGGAGCGTATACGAAATGGTGCCGTGCTTATCGGGGAATGCCCTGCGAGCCTGGCACGCCGGGAAAAGTCGATTTGATATTTCGGTGGGTGGAAGAGCTCATACGATTGATGGATTTAATGATCGCTCAATAGGCATCGAACTCGTTAATCTAAACGGAAATATCTTTCCATATACCGAGCTGCAGTATAACTCGCTCTTCTCAGTTATTGAGCGACTAAAGGGGCTCTACCCTAATTTAAAACGGCCTGAGTCGATAGTTGGGCATGAGCAGATAGCTGGCTTTAGAGGTAAATGCGATCCAGGTCGGTGCTTTGAGTGGGATCGGTTCTTCGCCCTCTGTTATCCGCAGCAGGGCGCCCCAGGACGCAACTACGTATGTCAGGAGCCGCTAGCCGTTAAGGTTAGTGAACTGGCAAAATCCCTGGGGGTTCGGCGCGATCCCACTACTGGCCTAATTGAGACCCCCGCAGCGGTCTCTGATACCTTCTTTAGTCATCTTAGCGCGCTGTGCGAGAGCGCTCTAAGTAAGGAGTAG